In Mycobacterium sp. ITM-2016-00317, the genomic window AGTGAGTGCCGCGCTGGCGGACCAGGATCTCGCCGGCCTTGACGACCTGGCCGCCGAACCGCTTGACGCCGAGCCGCTGCGCGTTCGAGTCACGACCGTTGCGTGAGCTCGAGGCGCCCTTCTTGTGTGCCATGTCTGTCGCTCCCGTCGTTACTTAATGCCGGTGACTTTGAGGACCGTCAACTGCTGACGGTGACCCTGCCGCTTGTGGTAGCCGGTCTTGTTCTTGAACTTGTGGATGCGGATCTTGGGGCCCTTGGTGTGCTCGAGGACCTCGCCGGTGACCGCGACCTTCTCCAGCGCCTTCGCGTCGGTGGTCACGTTCGCACCGTCGACGACCAGCGCGACCGGCAGCGAGACCGAGGCGCCGGGCTCCACGTCGAGCTTCTCCACCTTGACGATGTCGCCGGCCGCGACCTTGTACTGCTTGCCACCGGTCTTGACGATCGCGTACGTGGCTGTTTTGGCTGCCATCGCTAGGTATCTCCTGCTTTGCGTGCGGGCGCGCATCACCCGGGGTGTGCGTGCGGGTCTGGGTGGGATCTGATCCCGTCTCCGGCCCGCCGTGGCGGGCCCTGGAGACAACTGGTCAAGGGTACGTGACCAGCGGGTAGAGAATCAAACCGCGTCAGTCGGCACTGGGCGGACCAGCGGGTCGAGCGGCGGCGCGGCGCCGCTGCCTGCGGACAGGACGAGCTGTGACGACCGGTTCCGGCTCCTCGTCCTCGTCGTCGGAGTCCTCGTCATCGGAGTCCTCGTCGTCTTCATCGTCGGAATCCTCGTCGTCCGAGTCGTCGTCGTCCGAGTCGTCCTCATCGTCCGAGTCGTCCTCGTCGAGCGGATCGATTTCGTCGTCGTCATCGTCGTCGTCGTCTTCGTCGTCATCGAGGTCGATCTCGTCCTCGTCGGAGTCTTCGTCGTCGGCATCCTCGTCATCGGAGTCCTCGTCGTCGAAGTCTTCGTCGTCGAGGTCTTCGTCGGTGCCGCGGCCGGTCACCGTCGCTGCGGCGACGATGTCGATCTCGGCGACCTCCTCCGGCGCCACGCCGGTGTCGTCGTCCTCGTCCTCGTCCTTGCCGTTGGCTGCGGCCATCGCCTTGAACATCGGGTGTTCACCGGGCGAATGCGCCGGCACCTTGGGCACCTGGACTTCCTGCTCGGGCCGTGCGCCGCGCTTGCCCCGCTTGCTGCGGCGCCCGCCCCCGGCGGATTCGGTCTTGCGGTTGCCCGCGGAGCCCGACGACGAGTCCACCGGGTCGCCGTGCAGCACGATGCCGCGGCCTGCGCAGTGGCTGCACGTCGTCGAGAAGGCCTCGATCAGGCCGGTGCCGAGCTTCTTGCGGGTCAGCTGCACGAGGCCCAGCGAGGTGACCTCCGAGACCTGGTGGCGGGTGCGGTCGCGGGCCAGCGCCTCGGTGAGGCGGCGCAGCACCAGGTCGCGGTTGGACTCGAGCACCATGTCGATGAAGTCGATGACGATGATGCCGCCGATGTCGCGCAACCGCAGCTGCCGGACGATCTCCTCGGCGGCCTCGAGGTTGTTGCGGGTGACGGTCTGTTCGAGGTTGCCGCCGGAGCCGGTGAACTTGCCGGTGTTGACGTCGACGACCGTCATGGCCTCGGTGCGGTCGATCACCAGGGTGCCGCCCGAGGGCAACCAC contains:
- the rplU gene encoding 50S ribosomal protein L21, with product MAAKTATYAIVKTGGKQYKVAAGDIVKVEKLDVEPGASVSLPVALVVDGANVTTDAKALEKVAVTGEVLEHTKGPKIRIHKFKNKTGYHKRQGHRQQLTVLKVTGIK